A portion of the Brevundimonas pondensis genome contains these proteins:
- a CDS encoding integration host factor subunit beta codes for MIKSELIEKLAAENIHLTHAEVERVVNVILGRMTESLSDGGRVELRGFGAFSVRSRPARTGRNPRTGETVEVPAKAVPFFKSGKELRERLNASGDA; via the coding sequence ATGATCAAGTCTGAACTGATCGAGAAGCTGGCGGCCGAGAACATCCACCTGACCCACGCCGAGGTGGAGCGGGTCGTCAACGTCATCCTGGGGCGGATGACCGAGTCGCTGTCGGATGGCGGGCGGGTCGAGCTTCGCGGATTCGGCGCCTTTTCGGTGCGCAGCCGTCCGGCGAGAACGGGCCGCAATCCCCGTACAGGCGAGACGGTTGAAGTCCCAGCCAAGGCCGTGCCCTTTTTCAAGAGCGGCAAGGAACTTCGCGAGCGTTTGAACGCTTCTGGCGACGCTTGA
- the rpsA gene encoding 30S ribosomal protein S1, producing MTDTLNPSRDDFAALLDEQLQGRDLGEGQVVHGRVVGIEKDIVIIDVGLKTEGRIPMREFGQGEGAVLPKVGDNVEVYLERVENALGEAVISRDKARREEAWTRLEVVFAEGQPVNGAIVGRVKGGFTVDLGGASAFLPGSQVDIRPVRDVGPLMGKEQPFAILKMDRPRGNIVVSRRAILEEARAEQRTELVGQLQEGEVREGVVKNITDYGAFVDLGGIDGLLHVTDMSWKRVSHPSQVLAVGDTVKVQIVKINPDTQRISLGMKQLQSDPWDGVEAKYPVNAKYTGRITNITDYGAFVELEPGVEGLVHVSEMSWTKKNVHPGKIVSTSQEVDVIVLDVDSAKRRISLGLKQAQNNPWEAFVEAHPIGSTVEGEVKNATEFGLFVGLDNDIDGMVHLSDLDWNVSGEEAIQRYRKGETIKAKVLDVDIEKERVSLGVKQLGGDPMEGDVYKRGQQITVTVTSIETGGIEVKFGEDDAPVTAFVRKSDLSRDRNEQRPERFAVGDRVDAMITGIDKATRRVSVSVKALEMKDEAEAIEQFGSSDSGASLGDILGAALREKAGSKE from the coding sequence ATGACCGACACTCTCAACCCCTCGCGCGACGATTTCGCCGCGCTGCTCGACGAACAACTGCAGGGTCGCGACCTTGGCGAAGGCCAGGTCGTTCACGGCCGCGTCGTCGGCATTGAAAAAGACATCGTTATCATCGACGTCGGCCTGAAGACCGAAGGCCGCATCCCGATGCGCGAGTTCGGCCAGGGCGAAGGCGCCGTGCTGCCCAAGGTCGGCGACAACGTCGAAGTCTACCTGGAGCGCGTCGAGAACGCCCTGGGTGAAGCCGTCATCAGCCGCGACAAGGCTCGCCGCGAAGAAGCCTGGACCCGTCTGGAAGTCGTCTTCGCCGAAGGTCAGCCGGTCAACGGCGCCATCGTCGGTCGCGTCAAGGGCGGCTTCACCGTCGACCTGGGCGGCGCCTCGGCCTTCCTGCCCGGCTCGCAAGTCGACATCCGCCCGGTGCGCGACGTCGGCCCGCTGATGGGCAAGGAACAGCCCTTCGCCATCCTGAAGATGGACCGTCCGCGCGGCAACATCGTCGTCTCGCGTCGCGCCATCCTGGAAGAAGCCCGCGCCGAACAGCGCACGGAGCTGGTCGGCCAGCTGCAAGAGGGTGAAGTCCGCGAAGGCGTGGTCAAGAACATCACCGACTACGGCGCCTTCGTCGACCTGGGCGGCATCGACGGCCTGCTGCACGTCACCGACATGTCGTGGAAGCGCGTCTCGCATCCGTCGCAAGTCCTGGCCGTCGGCGACACCGTCAAGGTCCAGATCGTCAAGATCAACCCGGACACCCAGCGCATCTCGCTCGGCATGAAGCAGCTGCAGTCGGATCCGTGGGACGGCGTCGAAGCCAAGTACCCGGTCAACGCCAAGTACACCGGCCGCATCACCAACATCACCGACTACGGCGCCTTCGTGGAGCTGGAGCCGGGCGTTGAAGGTCTGGTGCACGTCTCGGAAATGTCCTGGACCAAGAAGAACGTCCACCCGGGCAAGATCGTCTCCACCTCGCAGGAAGTGGACGTCATCGTCCTGGACGTCGACAGCGCCAAGCGTCGTATCTCGCTGGGCCTGAAGCAGGCTCAGAACAACCCGTGGGAAGCCTTCGTCGAGGCCCACCCGATCGGTTCGACCGTCGAGGGCGAAGTCAAGAACGCCACCGAGTTCGGCCTGTTCGTCGGCCTGGACAACGACATCGACGGCATGGTCCATCTGTCGGACCTGGACTGGAACGTGTCGGGCGAAGAAGCCATCCAGCGTTACCGCAAGGGTGAAACGATCAAGGCCAAGGTGCTGGACGTCGACATCGAGAAGGAACGCGTTTCGCTGGGCGTCAAGCAGCTCGGCGGCGACCCGATGGAAGGCGACGTCTACAAGCGTGGCCAGCAGATCACCGTCACCGTGACGTCGATCGAAACGGGCGGCATCGAAGTCAAGTTCGGTGAAGACGACGCGCCGGTCACGGCCTTCGTCCGCAAGTCGGACCTGTCGCGCGACCGCAACGAGCAACGTCCGGAACGCTTCGCCGTCGGCGATCGCGTCGACGCCATGATCACGGGCATCGACAAGGCCACGCGCCGCGTCTCGGTGTCGGTCAAGGCGCTGGAAATGAAGGACGAGGCCGAGGCCATCGAACAGTTCGGTTCGTCGGACTCGGGCGCTTCGCTCGGCGACATCCTGGGCGCCGCGCTGCGCGAGAAGGCCGGTTCGAAGGAATAA
- the cmk gene encoding (d)CMP kinase: MNKNFVIAVDGPAASGKGTIAARLAAHYGLPHLDTGLLYRAVGLAVLDAGRDLGDAAAAEAAARSLDIAGLSDNPRLTERDAGEAASRVASHPGVRAALLKLQQDFAGQPGGAVLDGRDIGTVIAPDAVAKLYVTATPEVRAERRWKQLTARGQDIAFADMLEDIRRRDERDSGRDSAPMIQAEDAVLLDTTDLGIEAAFDAARRIVEAARVRHGL; encoded by the coding sequence TTGAACAAGAATTTTGTCATCGCCGTCGACGGCCCCGCCGCATCCGGCAAGGGCACCATCGCCGCCCGTCTGGCGGCGCACTATGGCCTGCCGCATCTGGACACCGGCCTGCTGTATCGCGCCGTCGGTCTGGCGGTGCTGGACGCGGGGCGGGATCTGGGCGACGCGGCTGCGGCCGAGGCTGCGGCCCGATCGTTGGACATCGCCGGCCTGTCTGACAATCCGCGCCTGACCGAGCGCGACGCGGGCGAGGCGGCCAGCCGGGTCGCTAGCCACCCCGGCGTGCGCGCCGCGCTTCTGAAGCTGCAACAGGACTTCGCCGGTCAGCCCGGCGGCGCCGTTCTGGACGGTCGCGACATCGGCACGGTCATCGCCCCTGACGCCGTCGCCAAGCTCTATGTCACCGCCACGCCCGAGGTTCGCGCCGAGCGCCGCTGGAAGCAGCTGACCGCACGAGGGCAGGACATCGCCTTCGCTGACATGCTGGAGGACATTCGCCGCCGTGACGAGCGGGACTCGGGCCGGGATTCCGCCCCCATGATCCAGGCCGAGGACGCGGTCTTGCTGGATACGACCGATCTGGGTATAGAGGCCGCCTTCGATGCGGCCCGCCGTATCGTCGAGGCGGCGCGCGTCCGGCATGGTCTTTAG
- the aroA gene encoding 3-phosphoshikimate 1-carboxyvinyltransferase encodes MSHRSLIFGGMAEGVTEIEGLLEGDDILATARAVEAFGAKVERLGEGRWRVTGQGGFTTPEAVIDCGNAGTGVRLLMGAAAGYELTAVFDGDASLRKRPMKRVTGPLADMGARFDWNAAEDRVPLTLHGGNLGGVEYVQTVASAQIKSAILLAGLNATGETVVVEPEKSRDHTERMLRAFCAAVDVTEEGEGWRIRLTGGQKLSGTHVAVPGDPSSAAFPLAAALIVPGSEVTVEGVMLNPQRTGLFDTWIEMGADLTITNRRVSGGEDVGDITARHSALKGVVVPEDRAASMIDEYPILSAVAAYAEGRTVMRGIGEMRVKESDRIALMVAGLSACGVAVEEEAEGFIVTGGPVKGGATVATAHDHRIAMSHLVLGLAAEQPVSVLDPEMIATSFPGFVDMMNGLGGDIGSDAA; translated from the coding sequence ATGTCGCACCGCTCGCTGATTTTCGGCGGCATGGCCGAGGGCGTGACCGAGATCGAGGGTCTGCTGGAAGGCGACGACATCCTGGCCACCGCCCGGGCCGTCGAGGCCTTCGGCGCCAAGGTCGAGCGCCTGGGCGAGGGGCGTTGGCGGGTGACGGGCCAGGGCGGTTTCACGACGCCTGAAGCCGTCATCGATTGCGGTAACGCCGGCACCGGGGTGCGCCTGTTGATGGGCGCCGCCGCCGGCTACGAACTGACCGCTGTCTTCGACGGCGACGCCTCGCTGCGCAAGCGGCCGATGAAGCGCGTCACCGGCCCCTTGGCCGACATGGGCGCGCGCTTCGACTGGAACGCGGCCGAGGACCGGGTGCCCCTGACTCTTCACGGCGGGAACCTGGGCGGCGTTGAATATGTGCAGACGGTGGCCTCGGCCCAGATCAAGTCGGCCATCCTGCTGGCCGGGCTGAACGCGACGGGCGAGACCGTCGTGGTCGAGCCGGAAAAGAGCCGCGACCACACCGAGCGCATGCTGCGCGCCTTTTGCGCGGCGGTGGACGTGACCGAGGAAGGCGAGGGCTGGCGCATTCGCCTGACGGGCGGACAAAAGCTGAGCGGAACCCATGTAGCCGTGCCGGGGGATCCTTCCTCGGCCGCCTTCCCTCTGGCGGCGGCCCTGATCGTTCCGGGGTCCGAGGTCACGGTCGAGGGCGTCATGCTGAACCCGCAGCGCACCGGCCTGTTCGACACCTGGATCGAGATGGGCGCCGACCTGACCATCACCAACCGCCGCGTCAGCGGCGGCGAGGACGTCGGCGACATCACCGCCCGCCATTCGGCGCTCAAGGGCGTGGTCGTGCCGGAAGACCGCGCCGCCTCGATGATCGACGAATATCCGATCCTGTCGGCGGTCGCCGCCTATGCCGAGGGCCGCACCGTCATGCGCGGCATCGGCGAGATGCGGGTCAAGGAAAGCGACCGCATCGCCCTGATGGTCGCCGGTCTGAGCGCCTGCGGCGTCGCGGTCGAGGAAGAGGCCGAGGGCTTCATCGTCACCGGTGGCCCCGTGAAGGGCGGCGCGACCGTCGCCACCGCCCACGATCACCGCATCGCCATGAGCCATCTGGTCCTCGGCCTGGCCGCCGAGCAGCCGGTCTCGGTGCTGGACCCGGAAATGATCGCCACCAGCTTCCCCGGCTTCGTCGACATGATGAACGGTCTGGGCGGAGATATCGGATCTGACGCAGCATGA